The proteins below come from a single uncultured delta proteobacterium genomic window:
- a CDS encoding 3'-5' exonuclease family protein, translating to MTAVFEEYSRTFTKDEVNGLPLFRYEGPVKLVRTLDELLAALERINEERLLGFDTESKPIFRKGVISPPTLMQIACSDIVYLIQLTWLPFNEPMASFLADQERIKTGVAIGDDIRMLNKVYPFTAAGLVDLRDIARIKNLATRGLRTLAANFLHMRISKNAQCSNWGNKELSAQQITYAATDAWVSRLVYERMSELGFFAEDTTFSIEP from the coding sequence ATGACAGCAGTCTTCGAAGAGTACTCCCGCACGTTTACGAAAGATGAAGTAAACGGGCTTCCTCTATTCCGCTACGAAGGCCCCGTGAAGCTCGTGCGCACGCTGGACGAGCTTCTGGCGGCCCTTGAGCGCATCAATGAGGAACGGCTGCTCGGCTTTGACACGGAAAGCAAACCCATTTTCCGCAAGGGCGTGATCAGCCCGCCCACGCTGATGCAGATCGCCTGCAGCGACATCGTGTACCTCATCCAGTTGACGTGGCTGCCGTTCAACGAGCCGATGGCGTCCTTCCTCGCGGACCAGGAGCGCATCAAGACGGGTGTGGCCATCGGCGACGACATCCGCATGCTGAACAAGGTTTATCCCTTCACGGCGGCGGGCCTGGTCGACCTCCGGGACATCGCCCGGATCAAAAACCTCGCCACCCGCGGCTTGCGCACGCTGGCAGCCAACTTTCTGCACATGCGCATATCCAAGAACGCGCAATGCTCCAACTGGGGCAACAAGGAACTCTCGGCCCAGCAGATCACCTACGCGGCGACGGACGCCTGGGTCAGCCGTCTCGTCTACGAACGCATGAGCGAGCTGGGTTTTTTCGCCGAGGACACGACGTTCAGCATCGAGCCGTGA
- a CDS encoding hypothetical protein (Evidence 5 : No homology to any previously reported sequences) gives MPTLGPHAILILWRDAPGFRRRAPAPTLQQHGQTDVSRQATPARACDGKGLEYISTEHSEGEMLRKSQGCAPRDFHTARRQ, from the coding sequence TTGCCAACTCTTGGACCTCATGCAATCCTCATTTTATGGCGCGATGCGCCTGGGTTCCGCCGGCGGGCACCGGCACCAACACTCCAGCAACATGGTCAGACAGACGTTTCGCGGCAGGCAACGCCCGCCCGCGCCTGTGACGGCAAGGGGTTGGAGTACATCTCCACGGAGCATTCCGAGGGTGAAATGCTCCGGAAATCGCAGGGCTGCGCGCCTCGCGATTTCCATACGGCGAGACGCCAATAG
- a CDS encoding ATP:corrinoid adenosyltransferase BtuR/CobO/CobP family protein — MPVVRAVDTGRVEDRMILVYTGNGKGKTSASVGQAVRALGQGMRVGFFQYMKREGAAGEQKILRTLLGDNFIAGGLGFLRSPEQFAEHRAAARALTERVMARIPAFDLLVLDEALYALKAAVLTAEELRGILSLCEKNNTHLVLSGRDVPDWLAEAAHLVTEMREIKHPYAQGIPAERGIEF; from the coding sequence GTGCCCGTCGTGCGGGCAGTCGATACCGGGCGTGTGGAGGACCGAATGATTCTTGTGTACACGGGAAACGGCAAGGGAAAGACCAGCGCGTCCGTCGGCCAGGCTGTCAGGGCTCTGGGGCAGGGCATGCGCGTGGGGTTTTTCCAGTATATGAAACGCGAGGGCGCCGCCGGAGAGCAAAAAATACTGCGGACCCTGCTGGGCGATAATTTTATCGCCGGGGGGCTGGGCTTTTTGCGCAGCCCCGAGCAGTTCGCCGAGCACAGAGCGGCGGCCCGCGCCTTGACGGAGCGCGTCATGGCCCGCATCCCGGCGTTCGACCTGCTGGTTCTTGACGAGGCGCTGTACGCCTTGAAAGCGGCGGTCCTCACCGCTGAAGAGCTGCGCGGGATACTGAGCCTGTGCGAAAAGAACAATACCCATCTGGTGCTTTCCGGCAGGGACGTCCCCGATTGGCTGGCTGAGGCCGCCCATCTTGTGACCGAAATGCGGGAAATAAAGCATCCCTATGCCCAGGGCATTCCCGCGGAACGCGGGATTGAGTTCTAA
- a CDS encoding transposase, translated as MSHHNTLFSQMLSLIPRHVFQKLEARHKTGRSSRQFGFKEQFTVMAFIQLAARRSMRDGLRCLAACGKRLYHFGLFPVARSTFSDANNSRPVGFFKDLFADMYSLCVPKASKHKFHFKCKLYSMDATTISLCLSLFPWATFRQNKGGVKMNTVLDHDGHIPAFVTVDVAKTHESRMAKSLSLPKGSIVTFDKGYVSYPWFQTLLENGIFFVTRLKDNAVYKLLERRPVNRTSGVTSDHIIEVKHSRGKVLRLRRIGYRDAETGKRYEFLTNHFRLSARTIADIYKERWKIELFFREIKQNLRIKSFVGNTENAVLIQIYTALTVYLLLAYQKFLSKTGLSVQQLFQIASLNILGTDSLEELLKPRRRKNENLYNLSLLSLAA; from the coding sequence ATGAGCCATCATAATACACTCTTTTCTCAAATGCTATCATTGATTCCCAGACATGTTTTTCAGAAACTGGAAGCCCGGCATAAAACAGGTCGTTCTTCTCGACAATTCGGCTTTAAGGAACAGTTTACGGTCATGGCTTTTATCCAGCTTGCAGCAAGGCGCTCCATGCGTGACGGATTGCGCTGTTTGGCCGCCTGCGGCAAGAGGCTGTATCATTTTGGCCTTTTTCCCGTTGCACGTTCCACTTTCTCCGATGCCAACAACTCCCGGCCTGTGGGCTTTTTCAAAGATCTATTTGCCGACATGTACAGCCTGTGTGTTCCCAAGGCCTCCAAACACAAATTTCATTTCAAATGCAAACTTTACAGCATGGACGCCACCACCATCAGCCTGTGTTTGTCGCTGTTTCCCTGGGCCACGTTCCGCCAAAACAAGGGCGGCGTCAAAATGAACACAGTGCTTGACCACGATGGTCATATCCCGGCATTTGTCACCGTTGATGTGGCCAAAACGCACGAAAGCCGTATGGCGAAAAGTCTTTCTCTGCCCAAAGGCTCCATCGTGACCTTCGACAAAGGCTATGTCAGTTACCCCTGGTTTCAGACCCTGCTCGAAAATGGCATCTTTTTCGTCACCCGCCTGAAGGACAACGCTGTTTACAAACTGCTGGAGCGCCGCCCGGTGAACCGCACAAGCGGGGTTACTTCCGACCACATTATCGAAGTGAAGCACAGCCGGGGAAAAGTCTTGCGCCTGCGTCGCATCGGCTACCGGGACGCCGAAACAGGCAAGCGTTACGAATTTCTGACAAATCACTTTCGCCTGTCCGCCCGCACCATCGCCGATATTTACAAAGAACGCTGGAAAATCGAACTCTTTTTTCGCGAAATCAAACAGAATCTACGCATCAAAAGCTTTGTCGGGAACACGGAAAATGCTGTATTGATTCAGATTTATACCGCGCTGACCGTCTACCTGCTCCTGGCCTACCAGAAATTCCTGAGTAAAACAGGGCTGTCCGTGCAGCAACTTTTCCAAATCGCCTCACTGAACATCCTCGGAACAGACTCGCTGGAAGAACTCCTGAAGCCCCGACGACGAAAAAATGAAAACCTCTATAACCTCAGTCTGTTATCCTTGGCAGCTTAA
- the speA gene encoding Biosynthetic arginine decarboxylase, whose product MHEVQELAKTTALQRWSAEDSAELYGIRNWSAGYFDVSPEGDVVICPFGKAKSVRVSIPDIIKGMRDRGLDMPVLLRIENILDSQISLLHSSFNKAIKSLGYKGSYRGVFPIKVNQQQQVLEALTTTGARYHHGLEVGSKAELLAAVSLLRDEEACLICNGYKDEEFIDLGLYATRMGFRCFFVVEMPSELGLILERSELLGVRPNIGVRTKLATKVGGHWSESGGERSTFGLTPAQIVDVVDVLKEKNMLDCFKLLHYHLGSQVPNIRDIRAAAMEASRIYAGLVAEGAAMEYLDLGGGLAVDYDGSRTNYVSSRNYGLDEYCTDVVEAVMTILDECEVKHPHLITESGRATVAYYSVLLFNILDVSSIEYEAPSDIPTLGEDTHEAIRNLGYALKNLSERSLQECYNDAIYYRDEVRQLFQHGKLTLRERTVGERLFWVIIQQIARLKEKMQHPPKDLAAIDRVLADIYYGNFSVFQSLTDSWAIEQVFPIMPVHRLTEFPSCEGIISDITCDSDGRIDQFIAPHGTKNTLDLHPLNGDEYYLGVFLVGAYQETLGDMHNLLGDTNVVSVHINEDGSFEFRREIRGDSVADVLAYVEYEPRRIIEDIRQLAETSVRCGRISPQERFRIMQAFEDGMRGYTYFER is encoded by the coding sequence TTGCATGAGGTCCAAGAGTTGGCAAAAACTACCGCATTGCAGCGCTGGAGTGCAGAAGACTCCGCCGAACTGTACGGCATCCGCAACTGGAGCGCCGGGTATTTCGATGTTTCCCCGGAAGGAGATGTTGTCATTTGCCCTTTTGGCAAAGCCAAATCCGTCCGGGTCAGTATTCCCGACATCATAAAAGGCATGCGTGACCGCGGGCTGGATATGCCCGTGCTGCTGCGCATTGAAAATATCCTTGATTCACAGATCTCCCTTCTCCATTCCTCATTTAATAAAGCCATAAAAAGCCTCGGCTACAAAGGCAGTTACCGGGGCGTTTTTCCGATTAAAGTCAACCAGCAGCAGCAGGTGCTCGAAGCATTGACCACCACCGGCGCCAGGTACCACCACGGCCTGGAAGTGGGCAGCAAGGCCGAGCTTTTGGCCGCCGTCTCGCTCCTGCGCGACGAGGAGGCCTGCCTTATCTGCAACGGGTACAAGGACGAGGAATTCATCGACCTCGGCCTGTACGCGACGCGCATGGGCTTCCGCTGCTTTTTCGTCGTCGAGATGCCGAGCGAGCTCGGGCTTATTCTGGAGCGGAGCGAATTGCTCGGCGTGCGGCCCAACATCGGGGTGCGGACCAAACTGGCCACCAAGGTGGGCGGGCACTGGTCCGAATCCGGCGGGGAGCGCTCCACCTTCGGCCTGACCCCGGCCCAGATCGTCGACGTGGTGGACGTCCTGAAAGAAAAGAACATGCTTGATTGCTTCAAGCTGCTGCATTACCACCTCGGTTCCCAGGTGCCCAACATCCGCGACATCCGCGCGGCGGCCATGGAGGCCTCCCGCATTTACGCGGGCCTGGTGGCCGAAGGCGCGGCCATGGAGTACCTGGACCTCGGCGGCGGCCTCGCGGTGGATTACGACGGCTCGCGCACGAACTACGTCTCCAGCCGCAACTACGGCCTGGACGAGTACTGTACCGACGTGGTGGAAGCGGTCATGACGATTCTTGACGAGTGCGAGGTGAAGCACCCGCATCTCATCACGGAATCCGGCCGGGCCACGGTCGCCTATTATTCCGTGCTGCTCTTCAATATCCTGGACGTCAGCAGCATCGAGTACGAAGCCCCGTCGGACATCCCCACTCTCGGCGAAGACACGCACGAGGCCATCCGCAACCTCGGGTACGCGCTGAAAAACCTTTCCGAGCGCAGCCTGCAGGAATGTTACAACGACGCCATCTATTACCGCGACGAAGTGCGCCAGCTTTTCCAGCACGGGAAGCTGACCCTGCGCGAACGCACCGTGGGCGAGCGGCTGTTCTGGGTCATCATCCAGCAGATCGCCCGTTTGAAGGAGAAGATGCAGCACCCGCCGAAAGATCTTGCCGCCATCGACAGGGTACTGGCCGATATCTACTACGGCAACTTCAGCGTGTTCCAGTCCCTGACGGATTCCTGGGCCATCGAGCAGGTCTTTCCCATCATGCCCGTGCACCGGTTGACGGAGTTCCCTTCCTGTGAAGGCATCATTTCGGACATCACCTGTGATTCCGACGGCCGCATCGACCAGTTCATCGCGCCCCACGGCACCAAAAACACCCTGGACCTGCACCCCCTCAACGGCGACGAGTATTACCTCGGCGTGTTTTTGGTGGGCGCATACCAGGAAACGCTCGGCGACATGCACAACCTCCTCGGCGACACCAACGTGGTTTCCGTGCATATCAACGAGGACGGTTCCTTTGAGTTCCGCCGGGAAATCCGGGGCGATTCCGTGGCCGACGTTCTGGCATACGTGGAGTATGAGCCGCGCCGGATCATCGAGGATATCCGGCAGTTGGCGGAAACCTCCGTGCGGTGCGGGCGCATTTCCCCGCAGGAGAGGTTCCGCATCATGCAGGCCTTTGAGGACGGCATGCGCGGCTACACATACTTTGAACGCTAG
- a CDS encoding Phosphoglycolate phosphatase, translated as MKPTVRAVIFDLDGTLVDSLEDLADCVNTALAAHSLPEHPLAPYKYFVGMGLENLIRSAVPAGTPETVFTAVKTRYREEYSQYWARKSRPYDGIFPMLERLAAMGIPLAVLSNKSRIFTGDFVRRFFPETPFVTVQGSPEGGTAKPDPAMALAIAAQLDLPPGSVAFMGDTRVDMETAVNAGMLPVGVLWGFRPEEELREHGAKIIISKPEELFDKLIFSI; from the coding sequence ATGAAACCCACGGTTCGCGCTGTTATTTTCGATCTGGACGGAACGCTCGTCGACAGCCTTGAAGACCTTGCGGATTGCGTCAACACGGCCCTTGCCGCTCACTCCCTGCCGGAACACCCGCTCGCGCCGTACAAGTATTTCGTCGGCATGGGGCTGGAGAACCTGATCCGTTCGGCGGTTCCCGCGGGAACGCCGGAAACGGTCTTCACGGCGGTCAAAACCCGCTACAGGGAAGAGTATTCCCAATACTGGGCCCGGAAGAGCCGCCCGTACGACGGCATTTTCCCCATGCTGGAACGCCTCGCCGCCATGGGAATTCCCTTGGCCGTCCTTTCCAATAAATCCCGGATTTTTACCGGTGACTTCGTGCGGCGGTTTTTTCCGGAAACCCCCTTTGTCACCGTCCAGGGCAGCCCGGAAGGCGGCACGGCCAAACCCGACCCGGCAATGGCCCTCGCCATCGCGGCGCAGCTTGACCTGCCGCCGGGCTCCGTGGCGTTTATGGGCGATACCAGGGTGGACATGGAAACCGCCGTCAATGCGGGCATGCTTCCCGTGGGCGTTTTGTGGGGATTCAGGCCGGAAGAGGAACTGCGGGAACATGGGGCGAAAATTATTATCAGCAAACCGGAAGAGCTTTTCGATAAACTTATATTTTCCATTTGA
- a CDS encoding exported hypothetical protein (Evidence 5 : No homology to any previously reported sequences), with protein sequence MKLLWRILLPVTALIALLIAVSGYIAYSQSSESLENAVIENMKDEANALKRMTASVLGSSEKNVARAAADRAVREFYAGDIQNKDRQIELAEQLATMVASYGDIDRINVFDAQGTIVSSSNPKVIGENFKSRPYFAEAMKGATFVSDPFRSNITKQGVIIISTPVKAGNEIRGVLNATIPLPAFYEEVIKPVAIGDRGYAYAMDARGQIVIHKNIEWLFKEDLPGAEMYKKMASSPDGTINFTNAAGLDCFAYFVKEPFSRMTLVVQAEKDDVFGGLSTLSQTTVVVIGLSILLGALLLFLIVRPIVGALNKGVVFAADISKGKLDGTLTVRRKDEIGILADALRSIPVSLQAITAEYRDIEGKLEAGDILVQGNAAKFPGEFADLIKGTNRTLERYQAILNTMTSPVVVLDKTLRIVYMNNAAKAIAGDDFRGKTCGEVMGREDYNTPQCALQKAVQTMRPATAETVAHPKGKRMDIEYTAIPFADANGKLATVLQLITDLTEIKSTQRVILDVANQAGDISNRVAAASQQLAAQVSQVSGGTEVQRERASSTATAMEEMNSTVLEVARNAASASEQADATSRKATEGANLVNQVITAINEVNAAATELDNSMQDLGNQTEAIGSVLNVISDIADQTNLLALNAAIEAARAGEAGRGFAVVADEVRKLAEKTMTATTEVGTNIRSIQAASANNIQRMAAAGEITVRATEIASVSGQALGEILKLANANTALISGIATAAEEQSATSEEINRSVEDISRIAEETDHGMRESAQAVEDLSRMAQELKSLLGRLQQQ encoded by the coding sequence ATGAAGCTTTTGTGGAGAATTCTTCTTCCCGTAACAGCACTTATTGCCCTGTTAATAGCCGTATCGGGCTACATTGCGTATTCGCAGTCTTCTGAGAGCCTTGAGAACGCAGTTATTGAAAATATGAAAGATGAAGCCAACGCGCTCAAACGGATGACCGCGAGCGTGCTGGGCAGTTCCGAGAAAAACGTCGCCCGCGCCGCCGCCGACAGGGCCGTCCGCGAGTTCTACGCCGGCGACATCCAGAACAAGGACAGGCAGATCGAACTGGCGGAGCAGCTGGCGACCATGGTCGCATCCTATGGGGACATCGACAGGATCAACGTCTTCGACGCGCAAGGGACCATCGTCAGCTCGTCGAACCCCAAGGTCATCGGCGAAAACTTCAAATCCCGCCCGTATTTTGCCGAGGCCATGAAAGGCGCGACCTTTGTTTCCGACCCTTTCCGCTCGAACATAACCAAGCAGGGCGTCATCATCATTTCGACCCCGGTGAAGGCGGGCAACGAAATCAGGGGCGTGCTGAACGCCACCATTCCCCTGCCGGCTTTTTATGAAGAAGTCATAAAACCCGTGGCCATCGGGGACAGAGGCTACGCCTATGCCATGGACGCCAGGGGCCAGATCGTGATCCATAAAAACATCGAATGGCTGTTCAAGGAAGACCTGCCGGGCGCGGAAATGTACAAGAAAATGGCCTCTTCCCCCGACGGGACCATCAATTTCACCAACGCGGCGGGCCTTGACTGCTTCGCCTATTTCGTGAAAGAGCCTTTCTCCCGCATGACCCTCGTGGTTCAGGCGGAAAAGGACGACGTATTCGGGGGGCTCTCCACGCTTTCGCAGACAACGGTTGTCGTTATCGGCCTTTCCATCCTTCTCGGCGCGCTGCTGCTCTTCCTGATCGTCCGCCCCATCGTGGGCGCGCTGAACAAGGGCGTTGTTTTCGCCGCGGATATCTCCAAGGGTAAGCTTGACGGCACATTGACCGTGCGCCGCAAGGACGAAATCGGCATCCTGGCCGACGCGCTCCGCTCCATCCCGGTATCGCTCCAGGCCATTACCGCCGAATACCGGGACATCGAAGGAAAACTCGAGGCCGGGGACATTCTGGTGCAAGGCAACGCCGCCAAGTTCCCCGGCGAGTTCGCGGACCTCATCAAAGGCACCAACAGAACGCTGGAACGCTACCAGGCAATCCTCAACACCATGACCTCGCCCGTCGTGGTGCTGGATAAAACCCTCCGGATCGTCTACATGAACAACGCCGCCAAGGCCATCGCCGGGGATGATTTCCGCGGCAAGACCTGCGGCGAGGTCATGGGCAGGGAAGACTACAACACCCCGCAATGCGCCCTGCAAAAGGCCGTGCAGACCATGAGGCCGGCAACGGCCGAGACCGTGGCCCACCCGAAGGGCAAGCGCATGGACATCGAATATACGGCCATTCCGTTCGCCGATGCTAACGGGAAACTTGCCACGGTTCTGCAGCTCATCACGGACCTGACCGAGATCAAGAGCACGCAGCGCGTCATCCTGGATGTGGCCAACCAGGCCGGGGACATCTCCAACCGGGTGGCCGCCGCGTCGCAGCAGCTGGCCGCCCAGGTTTCGCAGGTCAGCGGCGGCACGGAAGTGCAGCGCGAGCGGGCCTCTTCCACGGCGACGGCCATGGAGGAAATGAACTCCACCGTGCTCGAGGTTGCCCGCAACGCGGCATCCGCCAGCGAGCAGGCCGACGCCACAAGCCGGAAAGCCACGGAAGGCGCCAATCTCGTGAACCAGGTCATCACCGCCATTAATGAGGTGAACGCGGCCGCGACCGAACTGGACAACAGCATGCAGGATCTCGGCAACCAGACCGAGGCTATCGGCAGCGTGCTGAACGTCATCTCCGATATCGCGGACCAGACCAACCTCCTGGCCCTGAACGCGGCCATTGAAGCGGCGAGAGCCGGGGAAGCCGGGCGCGGGTTCGCCGTGGTGGCGGACGAGGTGCGCAAACTCGCGGAAAAAACCATGACCGCCACCACCGAGGTGGGGACGAACATCAGAAGCATCCAGGCGGCCAGCGCCAACAATATCCAGCGGATGGCGGCGGCGGGGGAAATCACCGTCCGGGCGACGGAAATAGCCTCCGTTTCCGGCCAGGCGCTGGGCGAAATCCTGAAACTGGCCAACGCCAACACGGCTCTTATTTCCGGCATCGCCACGGCGGCGGAGGAGCAGTCCGCCACCTCCGAGGAGATCAACAGGTCGGTGGAGGACATCAGCCGGATCGCCGAGGAAACGGACCACGGCATGCGGGAATCCGCCCAGGCCGTGGAAGACCTCTCGCGCATGGCGCAGGAGCTCAAGTCGCTTCTGGGGCGGTTGCAGCAGCAATAA
- a CDS encoding putative Methyl-accepting chemotaxis sensory transducer with Cache sensor (Evidence 3 : Function proposed based on presence of conserved amino acid motif, structural feature or limited homology) — MRLKTRLLLFLVPAIFITLVVLTALGYRNASNQANLLGHREADLIATAQSARIFDKLRNAEGAAHSLAYSLRDLSMMEAPSREAMSKVVKGVAESSKDFFGVWALWEADAYDGKDAAFVDNPDYGNKTGKANAYWLRDGDSVSYDVSEDFEDEHYYVLPLRSKRFMTIPPYRDKDTPNKTLMTSITMPILDKGKPLGVVGVDLEMEFIHGLIKDVKPYGTGYAMLVSDTGAIIAQPVAEAQRSENLPVVASDILQKIREGKPFTLPGVSVFDKSPVQCFYSPVKLESFAAPWFFMVALPMDKVTAESRRSLYIQLGIGLAALIVLVGLVFYVAGSVATPLQRIAAYSKEVAGGKYKAVVDRSGFVFELTELQAALQSMLDSLLETMAEAGRRKENADKEAERARDAMGQAEKARLVTEENHKSMLEVAQRVNAVSEKLQQTAHQLSRKIASAGQEVQHQNNLMAETVVAISGMGDSILRVSANAEDAAQFTERTRERAREGADVVNRTLQAFDSIRKETESLGGQIEDLAARTEAIGEILRIINDIADQTNLLALNAAIEAARAGEAGRGFAVVADEVRKLAEKTVEATKQVGEAVGGIRTSMRVSADGVARTAKTVHDTVDLGMNAQNSLADIVELVQRMSEQIHDIAGLCGEQAKTSEGVADTVERLRQSSVAAAEAMDEGAAITHTLEPEARDLGRLMEQLTKKKA, encoded by the coding sequence ATGAGACTCAAAACGCGTTTGCTGCTTTTCCTCGTTCCCGCAATTTTTATCACGCTGGTTGTGCTGACGGCCCTCGGGTACAGGAACGCCAGCAACCAGGCCAATCTTCTCGGCCACCGGGAAGCGGATCTGATCGCCACTGCGCAGTCCGCGCGCATCTTCGACAAACTCCGCAATGCGGAGGGGGCCGCCCACTCTCTCGCCTATTCCTTGCGGGATCTCAGCATGATGGAGGCGCCCAGCCGGGAGGCCATGTCCAAAGTGGTCAAGGGCGTTGCGGAGTCCTCCAAGGATTTCTTCGGCGTATGGGCCTTGTGGGAAGCCGATGCCTACGACGGCAAGGACGCCGCGTTCGTGGACAACCCCGACTACGGCAACAAAACCGGCAAGGCCAACGCCTACTGGCTGCGGGACGGGGATAGCGTCAGCTATGACGTTTCAGAGGATTTTGAAGACGAGCATTATTACGTCCTGCCGCTGCGATCCAAGCGGTTCATGACGATTCCGCCCTACCGGGATAAAGACACGCCGAATAAGACGTTGATGACCAGCATCACGATGCCCATCCTGGACAAAGGGAAGCCCCTCGGCGTGGTGGGCGTGGACCTGGAAATGGAGTTCATCCATGGGCTGATTAAAGATGTCAAACCGTACGGGACCGGGTACGCCATGCTCGTTTCCGATACCGGGGCCATCATCGCGCAGCCCGTTGCGGAAGCGCAGCGCAGCGAAAATCTGCCCGTGGTCGCAAGCGACATTCTGCAAAAGATCCGCGAAGGCAAGCCCTTCACGTTGCCGGGCGTTTCCGTTTTCGACAAATCCCCGGTGCAGTGCTTCTACTCCCCGGTAAAACTCGAATCCTTCGCCGCGCCCTGGTTTTTCATGGTGGCGCTGCCCATGGACAAGGTTACGGCCGAATCCCGCCGGAGCCTGTATATACAGCTGGGCATCGGGCTGGCGGCCCTTATCGTGCTCGTCGGTCTCGTGTTTTATGTCGCCGGCAGCGTTGCCACCCCCTTGCAGCGCATCGCGGCCTATTCCAAGGAAGTGGCGGGCGGCAAATACAAGGCCGTTGTCGACCGGAGCGGGTTTGTTTTTGAGTTGACGGAACTGCAAGCCGCGCTGCAGTCCATGCTGGATTCCCTGCTCGAAACCATGGCCGAGGCGGGCCGGCGGAAAGAAAACGCCGATAAGGAAGCGGAACGGGCGCGCGACGCCATGGGCCAGGCGGAAAAAGCCCGGCTTGTCACGGAGGAAAACCATAAATCCATGCTGGAAGTCGCCCAGCGGGTGAACGCTGTTTCGGAAAAGCTGCAACAAACCGCGCACCAGCTCAGCCGGAAGATTGCGTCCGCCGGGCAGGAGGTCCAGCACCAGAACAACCTGATGGCCGAAACGGTCGTGGCCATTTCCGGCATGGGGGATTCCATCCTGCGCGTGTCGGCCAACGCCGAGGACGCGGCCCAGTTCACGGAACGCACCCGCGAACGCGCCCGGGAAGGCGCGGACGTCGTTAACCGCACGCTGCAAGCCTTTGACAGCATCCGGAAGGAAACGGAGTCCCTCGGCGGGCAGATCGAGGATCTTGCCGCAAGGACCGAGGCTATCGGCGAAATTCTCCGCATCATTAACGATATCGCGGACCAGACCAACCTCCTGGCCCTGAACGCGGCCATTGAAGCGGCCCGGGCCGGGGAAGCCGGGCGCGGGTTCGCCGTGGTGGCGGACGAGGTTCGCAAACTCGCCGAGAAAACCGTGGAAGCCACCAAGCAGGTGGGCGAGGCCGTCGGCGGCATCCGGACGAGCATGCGCGTCAGCGCCGACGGGGTTGCCCGCACGGCCAAGACCGTCCACGACACGGTGGACCTCGGCATGAACGCGCAGAACTCCCTCGCGGATATCGTGGAGCTGGTGCAGCGCATGAGCGAGCAGATCCATGATATCGCCGGGCTGTGCGGCGAGCAGGCCAAGACCAGCGAGGGCGTCGCGGACACGGTCGAGCGGTTGCGCCAGTCCAGCGTGGCGGCAGCCGAGGCCATGGACGAGGGCGCCGCCATCACCCACACGCTGGAGCCGGAAGCCCGCGACCTTGGCCGCCTCATGGAGCAGTTGACGAAGAAGAAAGCCTAA